A genomic stretch from Bosea sp. F3-2 includes:
- a CDS encoding glycoside hydrolase/phage tail family protein, producing MATLLLQVAGAALGTALGGPVGGAIGQALGGLAGATIDQAWLGGAGGNKVVEGPRLKEVNGLAATEGAPIPRVYGRARLGGQLIWATRFEEEVTVSVKRSKSGGKGGRSKKTYETTYSYHANLAIGLCEGPIAFIRRIWVDGRELDVSTVAMRVHHGHETQEPDPLIAAKEAGEAPAYRGLAYVVFERFPLADYGNRVPQFDFEIVRAVEGLGGMIRAVSLIPGAGEFVYDTRPVSHEPEPGASESLTRHQLYGGSDVDTALGHLLALCPNLRSVSLVVSWFGDDLRAGSCSIAPRVEIPHKPTVGADWSAAGLTRASARIVSQIDGRPAFGGTPSDESVIALIRRLRFDYRLEVVLYPFLMMDIPADNARPDPRSRGASQPRYPWRGRITCEPASGRPGSADGADVAAAQIASFVGTVGPADMSLAGNAIDCAKPDEWSYRRQIMHCAMLAQAAGGVEGFVIGSELVGLTHLRGASGYPMAGHLVGIAQDVKTILPAATLTYAADWTEYGADVRDGGQDIDFPLDPLWASPAIGAIGIDYYPPLSDWRDSGEHADAAIARGPADLAYLRDRLTAGEAYDWYYASEDGRAAQARLPITDGPYGKPWLFRPKDLRGWWSNSHIRRSGGVETFATSFVPGAKPIWLTEIGIPAVDKGANAPHVFPDTRSAEGGFPPSSSGARDDLVQARGLEAIISGFDPARLGFDPAHNPIHPGTGVRMVDPAHIVVWNWDARPFPAFPDLGGIWADGANFETGHWLNGRLEGTPVDRLIARLLGDFGLPGADGMAVDGFVDGYVLDRPLSARQALEPLAQTFGFDAVMSAGRLRFEGRGGKVSRLLGPDDFVADREGELFTLRRSQETELPLELRLGFSDSENDYRNAGARSRRLAGAARREVAVETAIVTRSAEAQRLADQRLQEAWAARETLECELSPRCLDLEPGDVVSVPVDAGRRLFRIMRIADGPTPQISARAVEPAIYASAGAKGGARPPRTPPALPGRPLVVPLALPIVAVQPPALLSLGAFASPWPGALAIWSADEAGLFDLSGFVEAPSIIGETLTELPPGPLWRTDRRAVLEVRLRGGVLSSVSPGAALAGANALALIGEDGEVEIVTVAQVDLIGPQRFRLSNFVRGIGGSEAAASRHLPAGARVVVLDGAAVTLATDLSDIGKQRRYRIGPARHDVGDPTMTEVTTEVRSDALLPLSPVRAKARRSEAGIRLSWVRRTRSDGDSWDLAEVPVGEESERYEIRVLDGELPIHAEIVNAPEGFYPAAQELAYFGSQQKELSLSLAQLSTTVGRGREGRGRIAVA from the coding sequence ATGGCGACGCTTCTTCTCCAGGTCGCGGGTGCGGCACTCGGCACCGCGCTGGGCGGGCCGGTCGGCGGCGCCATCGGCCAGGCGCTCGGCGGCTTGGCCGGTGCGACGATCGATCAGGCCTGGCTCGGCGGCGCCGGTGGCAACAAGGTCGTCGAAGGGCCGCGCCTGAAGGAGGTGAATGGTCTCGCTGCGACCGAGGGCGCGCCGATCCCGCGCGTCTATGGTCGCGCGCGCCTCGGCGGCCAGCTCATCTGGGCGACGCGCTTCGAGGAGGAGGTCACCGTCTCGGTCAAGCGCAGCAAGAGCGGTGGCAAGGGGGGGCGCTCGAAGAAGACTTACGAGACGACCTATAGCTACCACGCCAATCTCGCGATCGGCCTTTGTGAGGGGCCGATCGCCTTCATCAGGCGCATCTGGGTTGACGGGCGCGAGCTCGACGTCAGCACCGTCGCGATGCGCGTGCATCATGGGCACGAAACCCAGGAACCCGATCCGCTCATCGCCGCGAAGGAGGCGGGCGAAGCGCCGGCCTATCGCGGCCTCGCCTATGTCGTGTTCGAGCGCTTCCCGCTCGCGGACTACGGCAATCGCGTGCCCCAGTTCGATTTCGAGATCGTGCGTGCGGTCGAGGGGCTGGGCGGCATGATCCGCGCCGTCTCGCTGATCCCGGGTGCCGGCGAATTCGTCTACGACACGCGGCCCGTCAGCCACGAGCCCGAGCCGGGCGCCAGCGAGAGCCTGACGCGCCACCAGCTCTATGGTGGCTCGGACGTCGATACGGCGCTCGGCCATCTCCTCGCGCTCTGCCCGAACCTGCGCTCCGTTTCGCTCGTGGTGTCCTGGTTCGGCGACGACCTCCGCGCCGGTTCCTGCAGCATCGCGCCGCGCGTCGAGATTCCGCACAAGCCGACGGTCGGCGCCGACTGGTCGGCCGCCGGGCTGACGCGCGCTTCGGCCCGCATCGTCAGTCAGATCGACGGCCGCCCGGCCTTCGGCGGCACACCCTCGGATGAGAGTGTGATCGCGTTGATCCGGCGCCTGCGTTTCGACTACCGGCTCGAAGTCGTCCTCTATCCCTTCCTGATGATGGATATCCCTGCTGACAACGCCAGGCCGGATCCCCGGTCGCGTGGGGCCAGCCAGCCGCGCTATCCCTGGCGCGGACGGATCACGTGCGAGCCTGCATCCGGCCGCCCCGGCAGCGCAGACGGCGCAGACGTTGCAGCGGCGCAGATCGCTTCCTTTGTCGGCACGGTCGGTCCGGCCGATATGTCGCTCGCGGGCAACGCGATCGACTGCGCCAAGCCCGACGAGTGGTCCTACCGCCGTCAGATCATGCATTGCGCGATGCTGGCGCAGGCCGCGGGTGGCGTGGAAGGTTTTGTGATCGGCTCGGAACTGGTTGGACTGACGCATCTGCGCGGTGCGTCGGGCTATCCGATGGCCGGCCACCTCGTCGGGATCGCTCAGGACGTCAAAACCATCCTGCCGGCCGCGACCCTGACCTATGCCGCTGACTGGACCGAGTACGGTGCCGATGTCCGTGACGGCGGTCAGGACATCGACTTTCCGCTCGATCCGCTTTGGGCCTCGCCGGCGATTGGCGCTATTGGCATCGATTACTATCCGCCGCTGTCGGATTGGCGTGATTCCGGCGAACACGCCGATGCTGCCATAGCGCGCGGGCCCGCCGATCTCGCCTATCTCCGCGATCGGCTGACTGCCGGCGAGGCCTATGACTGGTACTATGCCAGTGAAGATGGCCGCGCCGCGCAGGCGAGGCTGCCGATCACGGATGGCCCCTATGGGAAGCCTTGGCTGTTTCGGCCCAAGGATCTGCGTGGCTGGTGGAGCAACTCGCACATCCGGCGCTCGGGCGGCGTCGAGACCTTCGCCACGTCTTTCGTGCCGGGCGCGAAGCCGATCTGGCTGACCGAGATCGGCATCCCGGCCGTCGACAAGGGCGCCAATGCGCCCCATGTCTTTCCCGATACGCGCTCGGCCGAAGGCGGCTTCCCACCTTCCTCCAGCGGTGCACGCGACGATCTGGTGCAGGCGCGCGGGCTGGAAGCGATCATCTCCGGTTTCGATCCAGCCCGCCTCGGCTTCGATCCCGCGCACAATCCGATCCATCCGGGCACTGGCGTCCGCATGGTCGATCCGGCGCACATCGTCGTCTGGAACTGGGATGCGCGACCATTCCCGGCTTTCCCCGACCTCGGCGGCATCTGGGCCGACGGCGCCAATTTCGAGACGGGGCACTGGCTGAACGGTCGCCTCGAAGGGACGCCGGTCGATCGCCTCATCGCCAGGCTGCTCGGCGATTTTGGCCTGCCAGGTGCAGACGGCATGGCCGTGGACGGCTTCGTGGACGGTTATGTGCTCGACCGCCCGCTTTCCGCCCGCCAGGCGCTCGAGCCGCTGGCCCAGACCTTCGGCTTCGATGCGGTGATGAGCGCGGGGCGCCTGCGCTTCGAAGGGAGAGGCGGCAAGGTCTCGCGGCTGCTCGGCCCCGACGACTTCGTTGCGGATCGTGAGGGCGAGCTCTTCACTCTGCGCCGCAGTCAGGAAACGGAGCTGCCGCTCGAACTGCGCCTCGGCTTCAGCGATAGCGAGAATGACTACCGCAATGCCGGAGCGCGCTCGCGCCGCCTGGCCGGGGCGGCCCGCCGCGAGGTCGCGGTCGAGACGGCGATCGTGACCCGCTCTGCCGAGGCCCAGCGACTGGCCGACCAGCGCCTGCAGGAGGCTTGGGCGGCGCGCGAGACGTTGGAATGCGAGCTGTCGCCGCGCTGCCTCGATCTGGAGCCGGGGGATGTCGTCTCCGTGCCGGTCGATGCGGGGCGCCGTCTGTTCCGGATCATGCGCATCGCCGATGGCCCGACCCCGCAAATCAGCGCGCGTGCGGTCGAGCCGGCGATCTACGCCAGCGCCGGCGCGAAGGGTGGAGCTCGTCCGCCGCGGACGCCACCGGCCTTGCCGGGCCGGCCCCTCGTCGTTCCGCTCGCCTTGCCGATTGTTGCGGTACAGCCGCCGGCATTGCTTTCGCTCGGGGCCTTCGCATCGCCCTGGCCGGGGGCGCTGGCGATCTGGAGCGCCGACGAGGCCGGCTTGTTCGATCTCAGTGGCTTCGTCGAGGCTCCCTCGATCATCGGCGAAACACTGACCGAGCTCCCGCCAGGGCCGCTCTGGCGAACCGATCGGCGTGCCGTGCTCGAGGTTCGGTTGCGCGGCGGCGTCCTGTCGTCAGTGTCGCCGGGTGCAGCGCTCGCAGGCGCCAACGCATTGGCCTTAATTGGCGAGGACGGCGAGGTCGAGATCGTCACGGTGGCGCAGGTCGATCTCATCGGTCCGCAGCGCTTCCGCCTCTCGAATTTCGTCCGCGGTATCGGTGGATCGGAAGCGGCTGCTTCGCGCCATCTGCCGGCCGGGGCTCGCGTCGTCGTTCTCGATGGAGCGGCGGTGACGCTGGCGACCGATTTGTCCGATATCGGCAAGCAACGGCGCTACCGCATCGGCCCGGCGCGCCACGATGTCGGCGACCCGACGATGACGGAGGTGACGACCGAGGTGAGAAGCGACGCGCTGCTGCCGCTTTCTCCAGTCCGGGCAAAGGCGCGGCGTTCCGAAGCCGGCATCCGTCTGAGTTGGGTGCGGCGCACCCGTAGCGACGGTGATTCGTGGGATCTGGCCGAGGTGCCGGTCGGCGAGGAAAGCGAACGCTACGAAATCCGCGTCCTCGACGGCGAGCTGCCGATTCATGCCGAAATCGTGAACGCGCCCGAAGGGTTTTATCCGGCTGCGCAGGAGCTTGCGTATTTCGGTTCGCAGCAGAAGGAACTCTCATTGTCTCTGGCCCAACTCAGCACAACCGTGGGGCGAGGACGTGAAGGGCGTGGACGGATCGCCGTGGCATGA
- a CDS encoding NlpC/P60 family protein — protein MRRDEIVETARLWLGTPYHHQASLRGVGCDCLGLVRGIWRDLLGDEPEAPPPYSPSWAESLQQETLAGAALRHLVPVAIGAERPGDVLLFRWREHLPAKHCAILSEPDRIIHAHDGAAIAEVAFTPWWRRHLSHAFSFPGVTD, from the coding sequence ATGAGGCGCGACGAGATCGTCGAGACGGCGCGTCTGTGGCTCGGTACGCCCTATCATCATCAAGCCTCGCTGCGCGGCGTCGGCTGCGATTGCCTCGGCCTCGTCAGGGGTATCTGGCGCGATCTGCTTGGCGATGAGCCGGAGGCGCCACCGCCCTACTCACCCTCCTGGGCCGAAAGCCTACAGCAGGAGACGCTGGCGGGGGCGGCGCTGCGCCATCTCGTGCCGGTTGCGATCGGAGCCGAACGACCGGGCGACGTACTGCTCTTCCGCTGGCGCGAGCATCTGCCGGCCAAGCACTGCGCCATCCTGAGCGAGCCGGATCGCATCATCCACGCCCATGACGGGGCAGCCATCGCCGAGGTCGCCTTCACGCCCTGGTGGCGGCGCCATCTCAGCCATGCCTTTTCCTTCCCCGGAGTGACCGACTGA
- a CDS encoding DUF2163 domain-containing protein: MRDIPAALAAHVEGGATTLCRCWSLTRRDGLVLGFTDHDRALAFDGLIYAAATGLEAAETTAELGFAIGGGDVAGAFAASGLNEADLARGLYDDVPVRIWLVNWAEPEQRLLLDEGFVGEVRRGEHGFTAELRSVAKAFDEERGRLYLRSCSADLGDARCGVALAPVAAEVSASDGRLTLTAEGLASYPDGHFTGGRLGFTGGANAGFATEVKRHGIEGDRAVFQLWQAPAAAIRAGDAFSVTPGCDKSFATCRTKFGNGVNFRGFPHMPTTDFIIGGVRPGDGALDGGSLFR; encoded by the coding sequence ATGCGCGATATCCCCGCCGCTCTCGCCGCCCATGTCGAGGGCGGAGCGACCACCTTGTGCCGCTGCTGGAGCTTGACGCGCCGCGACGGGCTGGTGCTCGGCTTCACCGATCATGACCGGGCGCTTGCCTTCGATGGCCTGATCTATGCGGCGGCGACCGGGCTGGAGGCCGCGGAGACGACGGCCGAGCTCGGTTTCGCGATTGGTGGCGGCGATGTCGCCGGTGCTTTCGCGGCATCGGGCCTGAACGAGGCCGATCTCGCACGTGGGCTCTATGACGATGTGCCCGTCCGCATCTGGCTGGTCAACTGGGCTGAGCCCGAGCAAAGGCTGCTGCTCGATGAGGGCTTTGTCGGCGAGGTCCGGCGCGGCGAGCACGGCTTCACGGCCGAGCTCCGCAGCGTCGCCAAGGCCTTCGACGAGGAGCGAGGACGCCTCTATCTGCGCTCCTGCTCGGCTGATCTGGGCGACGCGCGCTGCGGCGTCGCGCTGGCGCCGGTTGCTGCTGAAGTCAGTGCGAGCGATGGCCGCCTGACCCTGACTGCCGAGGGACTCGCTTCCTACCCCGATGGCCATTTCACCGGCGGGCGGCTTGGCTTCACCGGCGGAGCCAATGCCGGCTTCGCCACCGAGGTGAAGCGGCACGGCATCGAAGGCGATCGCGCGGTCTTCCAGCTCTGGCAGGCACCGGCCGCTGCGATCCGCGCCGGCGACGCTTTCAGCGTCACGCCGGGCTGCGACAAGAGCTTCGCCACCTGTCGGACGAAATTCGGCAACGGCGTCAATTTCCGCGGCTTCCCACACATGCCGACGACGGATTTCATCATCGGCGGCGTCCGCCCCGGCGATGGCGCGCTCGATGGCGGGAGCCTGTTCCGATGA
- a CDS encoding DUF2460 domain-containing protein: MMTDFHEIRFPTDVARGARGGPERQTQIVTLASGREVRNSRWAHSRRRYDAGLGVRSFDALAAVISFFEERRGRLYGFRWRDQLDWKSSPPSREPAATDQVIGVGDGATAVFQLCKTYGAGASAYNRTIAKPCEGTVRIALDGVEQPMANFACDTATGRVTFAPGAIPPPGATVTAGFAFDVPVRFDIDAIDVDLSAFEAGEIPRIPVVEILP, from the coding sequence ATCATGACCGATTTTCACGAGATCCGTTTTCCGACGGACGTGGCGCGTGGCGCGCGCGGCGGGCCGGAACGTCAGACCCAGATCGTCACGCTCGCCTCGGGCCGCGAGGTTCGCAACAGCCGCTGGGCTCATTCCCGGCGCCGCTATGACGCCGGGCTCGGCGTGCGCAGCTTCGATGCCTTGGCGGCCGTCATCAGCTTCTTCGAGGAGCGCCGCGGCAGGCTTTATGGTTTCCGCTGGCGCGACCAGCTCGACTGGAAGAGTTCCCCGCCCTCGCGGGAGCCAGCCGCGACGGATCAGGTCATCGGGGTCGGAGACGGCGCCACGGCGGTCTTCCAGCTCTGCAAAACCTACGGTGCGGGCGCATCCGCCTACAACCGGACGATCGCCAAGCCCTGCGAGGGCACCGTCCGGATCGCGCTCGATGGCGTCGAGCAGCCGATGGCGAACTTCGCCTGCGACACCGCGACCGGGCGTGTCACCTTCGCGCCGGGCGCGATCCCGCCGCCAGGCGCGACCGTGACCGCCGGCTTCGCCTTCGACGTGCCCGTGCGCTTCGACATCGATGCGATCGACGTCGATCTCTCGGCTTTCGAGGCCGGTGAGATCCCGCGCATCCCCGTCGTCGAGATCCTGCCTTGA
- a CDS encoding phage tail tape measure protein yields the protein MASDDGVDSDRLSDLRTMDTLTQSLNRSSESFGKSIVNAFSRGVVEGKRFEDVLRSVGRSMTDSLLKTALKPLQTGLSNLIGAGMKSLTGLFSGGLASSGGSVSVAPFAEGGIVASPSYFPTGRGLGLMGERGAEAIMPLSRGPDGRLGVRAAGSGSARPLSVVVQVSTPDAESFRRSEAQISAAIARAVARGSRAL from the coding sequence ATGGCCAGCGACGATGGCGTCGATTCCGACCGTCTGTCCGATCTGCGGACAATGGATACGCTGACTCAATCTCTGAACAGGTCTTCGGAAAGCTTTGGTAAATCGATCGTAAATGCATTCTCCCGCGGCGTCGTCGAGGGCAAGCGCTTCGAGGATGTTCTGCGCAGCGTTGGCCGTTCGATGACGGACAGCCTGCTCAAGACGGCTCTCAAGCCGCTCCAGACCGGCCTTTCCAATTTAATCGGCGCCGGTATGAAAAGTCTTACAGGCTTATTCAGCGGGGGCTTGGCCTCGTCCGGTGGGAGCGTTTCGGTCGCGCCCTTCGCGGAGGGCGGCATCGTTGCCTCCCCATCCTATTTCCCGACGGGGCGCGGGCTCGGCCTGATGGGCGAGCGCGGCGCCGAGGCGATCATGCCGCTGTCGCGCGGCCCCGACGGACGGCTGGGCGTGCGGGCGGCAGGCAGTGGCTCGGCGCGGCCGCTCAGTGTTGTCGTGCAGGTCTCGACGCCCGATGCCGAGAGCTTCCGCCGCTCGGAAGCGCAGATTTCGGCCGCGATCGCCCGCGCTGTCGCGCGCGGCAGCCGCGCGCTCTGA
- a CDS encoding phage tail assembly chaperone, giving the protein MKPPAAFPWNDVMAFGLGRLAWPPGQFWAATPREIAAALKAHRSAEAGVTDRAVLSALMAAYPDS; this is encoded by the coding sequence GTGAAACCGCCGGCGGCCTTTCCCTGGAACGACGTCATGGCTTTCGGGCTCGGGCGGCTGGCCTGGCCGCCCGGGCAGTTCTGGGCGGCGACGCCGCGCGAGATCGCAGCCGCACTGAAGGCGCATCGCAGTGCCGAAGCCGGCGTCACGGACCGCGCAGTCCTCTCTGCGCTGATGGCCGCCTATCCAGACAGCTGA
- a CDS encoding gene transfer agent family protein, with the protein MANRHRGETTLMVAGDALPMRLTLGALAELEHAFAVDSLPALGERFIDGRLSARDIIRILAAGLRGAGSAIRDEDVAGLSFDGGLSGAIKAAIALLEATFGEGDTGRPPQPPGA; encoded by the coding sequence ATGGCCAATCGTCATCGTGGCGAGACCACGCTCATGGTTGCGGGCGATGCCCTGCCGATGCGGCTGACGCTGGGCGCGCTCGCCGAGCTCGAGCACGCATTCGCCGTCGACAGCCTGCCGGCTCTCGGCGAGCGCTTCATCGATGGCCGGCTCTCGGCCCGCGACATCATCCGGATCCTTGCGGCCGGCTTGCGGGGCGCGGGCAGCGCGATCCGGGATGAGGACGTGGCGGGCCTGTCCTTCGACGGAGGCTTGAGCGGAGCGATCAAGGCCGCGATCGCGCTGCTCGAAGCCACCTTCGGCGAGGGCGATACTGGCCGCCCTCCGCAGCCGCCGGGGGCGTGA
- a CDS encoding phage major tail protein, TP901-1 family: MAAQKGKDLLLKAADGTGAFVTVAGLRARQIAFNAETVDVTHSESAGRWRELLAGAGVRRASISGSGIFKDETSDALVRQSFFDGVIRDWQVVVPDFGTIAGPFQLTSLEYRGDHAGEVTFDLSLESAGLLAFAAL; encoded by the coding sequence ATGGCGGCACAGAAAGGCAAGGATCTGCTGCTCAAGGCGGCGGATGGCACCGGCGCTTTCGTCACCGTGGCGGGGTTGAGGGCGCGGCAGATCGCGTTCAACGCCGAGACCGTCGATGTGACCCACTCGGAATCGGCCGGACGCTGGCGCGAATTGCTGGCCGGGGCGGGTGTGCGCCGCGCCAGCATCAGCGGCTCCGGCATCTTCAAGGATGAGACTTCGGATGCTCTCGTGCGGCAGAGCTTTTTCGACGGCGTCATCCGGGATTGGCAGGTCGTCGTGCCGGATTTCGGGACGATCGCCGGTCCCTTCCAGCTGACGAGCCTCGAATACCGCGGCGATCACGCCGGAGAGGTCACCTTCGACCTTTCGCTGGAATCCGCTGGCTTGCTCGCTTTCGCGGCACTCTGA
- a CDS encoding DUF3168 domain-containing protein gives MSDAILALRAAIQARLTADPALTALIGPGRIHDAAPRAARGLYVVHGDVEARDWSTGSDRGCEQEFVLVVWAAQSASSRQALEAARLIVGALDDAELTLEGHALVNLRWLSSRLAREPRTGLGQLTIRFRAVTETP, from the coding sequence ATGAGCGACGCGATCCTGGCTCTGCGCGCGGCGATTCAGGCTCGTCTGACGGCCGATCCTGCGCTGACGGCGCTGATCGGTCCCGGACGCATCCATGACGCGGCGCCGCGCGCGGCGCGCGGTCTCTATGTCGTCCATGGCGATGTCGAGGCCCGCGACTGGTCCACCGGGAGTGACCGTGGCTGCGAGCAGGAATTCGTGCTCGTCGTCTGGGCGGCACAGAGCGCCTCCTCGCGGCAGGCTTTGGAGGCGGCAAGGCTGATCGTCGGCGCGCTCGACGATGCCGAACTCACTTTGGAAGGGCACGCCCTCGTCAATCTGCGCTGGCTGTCGAGCCGGCTCGCTCGCGAGCCGCGCACCGGACTCGGCCAACTGACGATCCGCTTCCGTGCGGTCACCGAAACACCCTGA
- a CDS encoding phage head closure protein, which translates to MASAVGAPIGRLRRRLTLEAPVATPDELGGATQVFEPVAAFWAQIEWLTGTEQWRQGRPEQVATHRVTLRWRGDLDAGKRLRDGNRIFDIRAVADPDGSRRRLICLVEEVKP; encoded by the coding sequence ATGGCGAGTGCTGTTGGAGCTCCGATTGGCCGGCTGAGGCGTCGACTCACGCTGGAGGCACCCGTCGCCACGCCGGACGAACTCGGAGGGGCGACCCAAGTCTTCGAACCGGTCGCTGCCTTCTGGGCGCAGATCGAATGGCTCACGGGCACCGAGCAGTGGCGACAGGGGCGCCCGGAGCAGGTTGCGACCCACCGCGTGACGCTGCGCTGGCGTGGCGATCTCGATGCCGGCAAGCGGCTACGTGACGGAAATCGCATTTTCGACATCCGAGCGGTTGCCGATCCCGACGGTTCGCGTCGGCGCCTCATCTGCCTGGTGGAAGAGGTGAAGCCATGA
- a CDS encoding head-tail connector protein, whose amino-acid sequence MTPLALAPPTAEPVTLTEARQFLRLDLNDEDDLLATLITAARLMIEAAAGRCLIEQPWRIVLDRWPGNGEIRLPLSPIARIEAARVYDVLGAPQPVAAAALTLDRSADPPLVRVTGELPEIGRNHGAIEIDIVAGYGATAAAVPAPLRQAVLILAARWFEERGDVASRDARALPSAVAALVAPFRRGRL is encoded by the coding sequence ATGACGCCGCTCGCTTTGGCCCCGCCGACGGCGGAACCGGTCACGCTCACCGAGGCCCGGCAATTCCTGCGCCTGGACCTGAACGACGAGGACGATCTGCTCGCCACCTTGATCACAGCCGCGCGGCTGATGATCGAGGCGGCGGCGGGCCGCTGCCTGATCGAGCAGCCCTGGCGCATCGTTCTTGATCGCTGGCCCGGCAATGGCGAGATCAGGCTGCCGCTGTCACCGATCGCCCGGATCGAGGCGGCGCGGGTCTACGATGTGCTCGGGGCGCCGCAACCGGTCGCCGCGGCGGCGCTCACGCTGGACAGGAGCGCCGACCCTCCGCTGGTCCGCGTGACCGGGGAGCTTCCGGAGATCGGCCGCAATCACGGCGCGATCGAGATCGACATCGTTGCCGGATACGGGGCGACGGCCGCCGCCGTTCCCGCTCCGCTGCGCCAGGCCGTGCTGATATTGGCCGCCCGCTGGTTCGAGGAGCGGGGCGACGTCGCCAGCCGCGATGCGCGGGCTTTGCCGAGCGCGGTCGCCGCGCTGGTGGCCCCGTTCCGCCGTGGAAGGCTCTGA
- a CDS encoding trypsin-like serine protease has product MRIANGIIATALGGMVCGLGALPAKAVVGGREGGPAADSTLMVLNARGGVCSGIVLSARAILTAAHCAAGGTELRIHWREAGEPVLIAPATVSLHPEFDAGAIRSRRRSIDLALIRLADPLPARFAPAELIDGPLPPAGSSVTLAGYGVAREGEARSTGTYRSATLAAIEPYGPSRILLWAADPAGAGKQPGASACQGDSGGPVFADGGISAVTSWSTGPKGRSCGLLTQGILVAPQRHWIDTTLSQWGETARWSKGR; this is encoded by the coding sequence ATGCGCATCGCGAATGGGATCATCGCCACCGCACTCGGCGGCATGGTGTGCGGGCTCGGCGCCTTGCCCGCGAAAGCCGTGGTCGGCGGGCGCGAAGGCGGGCCGGCCGCCGACTCGACTTTGATGGTGCTCAATGCTCGCGGCGGCGTGTGCAGCGGCATCGTGCTCTCGGCGCGCGCCATCCTGACCGCGGCCCATTGCGCCGCCGGCGGAACGGAGCTGCGTATCCATTGGCGCGAGGCTGGCGAGCCCGTGCTGATCGCACCTGCGACAGTCAGCTTGCATCCCGAGTTCGATGCCGGTGCGATCCGCAGCCGGCGACGCTCGATCGACCTCGCTCTGATCCGGCTCGCAGATCCCCTGCCGGCGCGCTTCGCTCCCGCGGAGCTGATCGACGGACCGCTGCCGCCAGCGGGAAGCTCCGTCACGCTCGCCGGTTATGGCGTCGCCCGCGAGGGCGAAGCCCGCAGCACGGGCACATACCGATCCGCCACGCTGGCTGCCATCGAGCCCTATGGCCCGAGCCGCATCCTGCTCTGGGCGGCCGACCCGGCTGGTGCCGGCAAGCAGCCCGGCGCCAGCGCCTGCCAGGGTGATTCCGGCGGACCGGTCTTCGCCGATGGCGGCATCAGCGCCGTGACCAGCTGGTCGACCGGTCCGAAAGGCCGCAGTTGCGGGCTCCTCACCCAGGGCATTCTGGTCGCGCCACAGCGACACTGGATCGACACGACGCTGTCCCAATGGGGTGAAACGGCACGATGGTCGAAGGGCCGGTGA
- a CDS encoding trypsin-like serine protease, with translation MILRSLTALAFSLLAAATAQPALAVVGGTDSRDSHGARAWTVRVETSRGELCSGAVIAPEIVLTAAHCLMGGGSISVVSLDPRFRARRQMVVAVLPHPSFVPGTTPRTQPGTDLALLRLAQPLPQDIEPLTLGSGLWQGETVTMAGFGLSAEDNKRTARRLRETQLLNAGNYTTQNTVKVAVDVEARGETPGAGACRGDSGGPVLRGSPRSRDLVGIVSWSSGPLNTRARRICGGFTAITPIGDYRSWISEGSARLLSFGSEAPPDEAAQPRAAFSWWFSR, from the coding sequence ATGATCCTGCGCTCGCTTACCGCTCTCGCGTTTTCCCTTCTCGCCGCTGCAACGGCGCAGCCCGCCCTGGCCGTCGTCGGAGGCACCGACTCGCGCGATAGCCATGGTGCCCGCGCCTGGACCGTGCGGGTCGAGACCAGCCGCGGCGAGCTCTGCTCGGGCGCCGTGATCGCGCCGGAGATCGTGCTGACCGCCGCGCACTGCCTGATGGGGGGCGGCTCGATCAGCGTCGTCAGCCTCGATCCCCGTTTTCGCGCGCGGCGGCAGATGGTCGTCGCGGTCCTGCCGCATCCGAGCTTCGTGCCCGGCACCACGCCACGCACGCAGCCCGGCACCGACCTCGCCCTGCTGCGACTGGCGCAGCCGCTGCCGCAGGATATCGAGCCGCTCACACTGGGCAGCGGCCTCTGGCAGGGCGAAACCGTCACGATGGCGGGCTTCGGCCTCTCGGCCGAGGACAACAAGCGCACCGCCCGTCGCCTGCGCGAAACGCAACTGCTCAACGCCGGCAACTATACGACCCAGAACACCGTCAAGGTCGCGGTCGATGTCGAGGCGCGTGGAGAAACGCCAGGCGCCGGCGCCTGCCGCGGTGATTCCGGCGGCCCGGTGCTGCGCGGTTCGCCACGCTCGCGCGACCTCGTCGGGATCGTGAGCTGGTCGAGCGGGCCGCTCAATACGCGCGCCCGGCGCATCTGCGGCGGCTTCACCGCCATTACGCCGATCGGCGATTACCGCAGCTGGATCTCCGAGGGCAGCGCACGGCTACTTTCATTCGGCAGCGAGGCGCCACCGGACGAAGCGGCTCAGCCGCGCGCTGCCTTCAGCTGGTGGTTTTCGCGCTGA